A region from the Geobacter benzoatilyticus genome encodes:
- a CDS encoding class II aldolase/adducin family protein, whose amino-acid sequence MFDQIARYMNKLITDRSALAGKIAIAAQDDVLIVDGNPALTHLAGDILARLSCLGLVVAAPSLPFADFLVARASREESCIIPRDTETRTFLHDIPFLRREELGENAALDIARLLGSRKGVVVEGVGIVASGALTIEQAYINYSSIFHSTFVKYLQDLLHDGFLLPGEAEAFAGFRRDWLRPLSADGLSFRLGPLADPAVILDEIATVGRYTVERGLVDSFFGNISCRTGDVIYISQTAASLDALAGCIDPVPMDNSSTFGITASSELLAHRRIYEVSGAAVILHGHPKFAVVMSMECDETECTVKDCWKDCDRVRMLGDAPVVAGEIGAGGLAKRVPPVIAGPRRAVVYGHGVFTLGEKDFAEAFQAMVEVENWCREEYFRRVAERLTACRG is encoded by the coding sequence ATGTTTGATCAGATTGCAAGGTACATGAATAAACTCATAACCGACCGCTCGGCTCTGGCTGGAAAGATTGCCATCGCCGCCCAGGATGATGTGCTCATAGTGGACGGCAATCCCGCTCTGACGCACCTTGCCGGTGATATTCTCGCCCGTCTCAGTTGCCTCGGCCTGGTGGTGGCTGCCCCCTCGCTTCCGTTTGCGGATTTTCTCGTGGCCCGGGCGTCTCGGGAGGAGTCGTGCATCATTCCCCGTGACACTGAGACACGCACCTTTCTCCACGATATTCCTTTTCTGAGGCGGGAAGAGTTGGGAGAAAACGCCGCTCTGGATATTGCCCGGCTCCTGGGAAGCCGAAAAGGGGTGGTCGTGGAGGGGGTGGGAATCGTGGCTAGCGGTGCCCTCACCATAGAGCAGGCCTACATCAACTACTCGTCGATCTTTCACTCCACGTTCGTGAAGTATCTCCAGGATCTGCTCCATGACGGGTTTCTTCTGCCGGGCGAGGCCGAGGCCTTTGCCGGGTTCCGCCGGGACTGGCTGCGCCCGCTTTCGGCCGACGGTCTCTCCTTCCGCCTCGGCCCTCTCGCCGATCCCGCCGTCATCCTGGACGAGATAGCCACAGTGGGGCGCTACACGGTGGAGCGGGGCCTTGTGGACTCATTCTTCGGCAACATCTCCTGCCGGACCGGTGATGTCATCTACATTTCCCAGACCGCCGCAAGCCTCGATGCCCTGGCCGGCTGCATCGATCCCGTCCCCATGGACAATTCCTCCACCTTCGGCATCACCGCCTCTAGTGAGTTGCTGGCACACCGCCGCATTTACGAGGTGTCGGGAGCTGCAGTCATCCTCCATGGCCATCCCAAATTCGCGGTGGTCATGAGTATGGAGTGCGACGAAACGGAGTGCACCGTGAAGGACTGCTGGAAGGATTGTGACCGGGTGCGGATGCTGGGTGATGCACCGGTTGTTGCGGGGGAGATCGGTGCCGGCGGGTTGGCGAAGCGGGTCCCCCCGGTCATTGCCGGCCCGCGCAGGGCGGTGGTCTACGGACACGGGGTCTTTACGTTGGGTGAGAAGGACTTCGCCGAGGCTTTTCAGGCCATGGTGGAGGTGGAAAACTGGTGCCGAGAAGAGTATTTCCGGAGGGTGGCTGAGCGACTGACAGCCTGCCGGGGATAA
- a CDS encoding aldehyde ferredoxin oxidoreductase family protein produces the protein MLRVDLTNRKSWYEDIPAELLHSYLGGRGLGVRLMREWYRLDPFDPAIPLIFAVGPLCGTPAPTAARLTVVSRSPLTGTIYDCSAGGRFAWRLKATGVDALMITGASATPVAIAVTPSGAEIVDVSRLRGKTVHETVSALFGRGSVAAIGPAGENGVLFANIMMGEGNSVGRGGLGAVMGAKGLKAVTVNGDRPVDIACRERFETARQDVMRLFRASPVIFGELGIAEYGTPALVDLMRQRRMAPTDNFRRTVFEESGNYSGPAIRRDFHAKKDGCYGCPIQCKKSTPSGEHLPEYETVSHFGGLNGNAGLAAIVKSNTLCNELGMDTISAAATLSAWGEARGRFLDGGEVQGLLADMAFRRGEGELLSLGSRRVAEALGRPGLSMSVKGLELPAYDPRGAYGMALAYCTSSRGGCHLRAYPISHEILRKPIATDRFSFSGKARIIAIAEDTNAAVDSLVACKFSFFGATLEEYAELLSATAGIDYSPQQLKEIGRRICLTERFYNCDNGFGVQDDILPERFFHESGSSGEGIEVPPVARMRFEEELQKYYRIRGLTPEGVFADPDFLLKQP, from the coding sequence ATGCTGCGCGTTGACCTCACGAATAGGAAGAGCTGGTACGAGGATATCCCGGCGGAACTTCTCCATTCCTATCTGGGTGGTCGCGGGCTCGGGGTAAGGCTTATGCGGGAATGGTACCGCCTTGATCCCTTTGATCCGGCCATCCCCCTCATATTTGCCGTCGGCCCCCTCTGTGGTACGCCGGCACCCACTGCGGCACGCCTTACGGTCGTGTCACGATCGCCCCTGACCGGCACCATCTACGACTGTTCCGCCGGAGGGCGTTTTGCCTGGCGTCTTAAGGCCACCGGTGTGGATGCCCTGATGATTACCGGCGCGAGCGCAACCCCGGTCGCCATTGCCGTAACTCCCTCCGGAGCGGAAATTGTGGATGTGTCCCGGTTGCGGGGAAAAACGGTCCATGAGACCGTCTCCGCCCTTTTCGGACGGGGGAGCGTTGCGGCCATCGGCCCTGCCGGGGAGAATGGCGTCCTCTTTGCCAATATCATGATGGGGGAGGGGAACTCGGTTGGGCGCGGCGGCCTTGGCGCTGTCATGGGGGCCAAGGGGCTCAAGGCGGTGACAGTTAATGGCGACCGGCCCGTGGACATTGCTTGCCGGGAGCGGTTCGAAACGGCCCGGCAGGACGTGATGAGGCTCTTCCGCGCTTCGCCCGTCATTTTTGGCGAGCTGGGCATTGCCGAATATGGCACCCCGGCCCTGGTGGACCTCATGCGCCAGCGCCGCATGGCTCCCACCGACAATTTCAGGCGGACCGTCTTCGAAGAGTCGGGCAACTATTCCGGGCCGGCAATTCGCCGGGATTTCCACGCCAAAAAGGACGGTTGCTACGGTTGTCCCATCCAGTGCAAGAAGAGCACCCCTTCCGGAGAGCATCTTCCGGAGTACGAGACAGTCTCCCATTTCGGGGGGTTGAACGGGAACGCCGGCCTTGCCGCCATCGTAAAATCCAATACCCTTTGCAACGAACTGGGTATGGATACCATCTCCGCCGCTGCGACCCTGTCGGCATGGGGCGAGGCCCGCGGCCGTTTCCTCGATGGCGGGGAGGTGCAGGGGCTGCTGGCCGACATGGCTTTTCGAAGGGGGGAGGGCGAACTCCTCTCCCTCGGGTCCCGGCGTGTTGCCGAGGCCTTGGGGCGTCCCGGCCTCTCCATGAGCGTCAAGGGGCTGGAGCTTCCCGCTTACGATCCCCGCGGCGCCTATGGCATGGCGCTGGCCTACTGCACCAGCAGTCGCGGCGGCTGCCACTTGCGGGCCTATCCCATCTCCCATGAGATTCTGCGCAAGCCCATTGCCACCGACCGCTTCTCCTTCTCGGGAAAGGCGCGGATCATTGCCATCGCCGAGGATACCAACGCCGCAGTCGATTCTCTGGTTGCCTGCAAATTTTCGTTCTTTGGCGCCACCCTTGAGGAATATGCCGAGCTCCTTTCGGCCACTGCCGGCATCGACTACTCTCCGCAGCAGCTCAAAGAAATCGGTCGGCGTATCTGCCTCACCGAGCGCTTCTATAACTGTGACAATGGTTTTGGAGTGCAAGACGATATTCTGCCTGAGCGATTCTTTCATGAGTCCGGTTCAAGCGGTGAGGGAATTGAAGTTCCTCCGGTCGCTCGGATGCGGTTTGAGGAGGAGCTGCAGAAATACTACCGGATACGGGGGCTGACCCCTGAGGGGGTGTTCGCGGATCCTGATTTTTTGCTGAAGCAGCCATAA
- a CDS encoding HAD family hydrolase encodes MPHPTELIIFDLDGTLINSLPDLADATNHMLASLGRPRIDQEAVRRLVGQGARRLVERALASAPDAEVEQGLALFLDYNQLHIADHTVLYPGVTETLAELKLRGMRMAVISNKNVALCREVLSALGADRHFEEILGADSLPFRKPSPEPVLKLLADFGVAPGQAAMVGDSINDMAAGRGAGVATVGCIWGYGEPEELAGADYRVDRFVELIEIPLFSCKKVSM; translated from the coding sequence GTGCCGCACCCCACCGAACTTATTATTTTCGATCTGGATGGAACTCTCATCAATTCTCTCCCCGATCTTGCCGACGCCACGAATCATATGCTGGCATCCCTCGGCAGGCCGCGCATCGATCAGGAAGCCGTGCGCAGGCTCGTGGGGCAGGGGGCGCGGCGCCTCGTCGAACGTGCTCTTGCCAGTGCCCCGGATGCCGAGGTCGAACAGGGGCTTGCTCTTTTCCTCGATTACAATCAGCTGCATATTGCAGACCATACCGTCCTTTATCCCGGAGTAACCGAAACCCTTGCCGAGCTGAAGCTACGCGGGATGCGGATGGCGGTAATCTCCAACAAGAACGTGGCGCTCTGCCGTGAAGTACTCTCGGCGCTCGGCGCAGACCGCCATTTCGAGGAGATTCTCGGTGCCGATTCCCTACCGTTTCGCAAGCCGTCGCCCGAGCCGGTCCTGAAGCTGCTGGCCGATTTCGGCGTTGCCCCCGGCCAGGCAGCCATGGTTGGCGACAGCATAAACGATATGGCGGCAGGCAGGGGAGCAGGAGTCGCGACCGTGGGATGCATCTGGGGATATGGTGAACCGGAGGAACTGGCAGGGGCTGATTATCGTGTGGACCGGTTTGTGGAACTCATCGAAATACCGTTGTTTAGTTGTAAAAAGGTAAGTATGTAA
- a CDS encoding ferritin-like domain-containing protein — protein sequence MNIIDCALKMEEEAASHYTQLAAASSVEELRSIFGLLAAAEKEHHDTLMSMLEGVDTAKADFKALDDAVCTFKPLLGKRDLVAELLRDPDGYQHVVKEEEESIKFYEEMAAKADNEAARALLLKLAEEERRHLSIVENIYSFVEAPKTYLAWGEFSNLKEY from the coding sequence ATGAACATCATCGACTGTGCGCTCAAGATGGAGGAAGAGGCTGCCAGCCACTATACTCAGCTGGCTGCGGCATCGTCGGTTGAGGAATTGCGGAGCATTTTCGGGCTGCTGGCCGCTGCGGAGAAAGAACACCACGATACTCTCATGTCCATGCTGGAAGGTGTTGATACTGCAAAAGCGGATTTTAAGGCCCTCGATGACGCTGTTTGCACTTTCAAGCCTCTGCTTGGCAAGCGCGATCTGGTGGCGGAACTGCTTCGGGACCCGGATGGATATCAGCATGTGGTTAAGGAGGAGGAGGAAAGCATCAAATTCTATGAGGAAATGGCAGCCAAGGCTGATAACGAGGCTGCCCGCGCGTTGCTGCTGAAGCTGGCCGAAGAGGAACGCCGGCATCTGAGTATCGTGGAGAATATCTACTCTTTCGTGGAAGCCCCGAAAACCTACCTGGCATGGGGCGAGTTCAGCAACCTGAAGGAATACTGA
- the guaA gene encoding glutamine-hydrolyzing GMP synthase codes for MSSDIHQEKILILDFGSQYTQLIARRVREAHVYCELHPFDMDLAAIRDFSPRGIILSGGPKSVYEEGAPAVEEALFELGVPVLGICYGMQLMSRHFGGEVVPAGKREFGHADLLSEGAPGHLFDGFFVDGKSPVWMSHGDHVSRVPAGFDVVAKTDNAPVCAIQDVERNLYGVQFHPEVNHTPRGEVLIDTFVRKICGCSGQWTPGHIIEDAVSRIRTQVGSDRVILGLSGGVDSSVAAALIHRAIGDQLTCVFVDNGLLRLGEGDQVMATFAENLGVKVIRVDAEERFLSALEGESDPEKKRKIIGKLFVDIFEEESGKIADARWLAQGTIYPDVIESAGAKTGKAHNIKSHHNVGGLPDYMKLKLLEPLRELFKDEVRSIGEELGLPRQMVWRHPFPGPGLGVRILGAVKKEYADILRRADAIYIEELYAAGHYDKISQAFAVFLPVKSVGVMGDGRTYEYVVALRAVETKDFMTAGWYPLPYEDMARISSRIINEVKGVNRVVYDISSKPPATIEWE; via the coding sequence ATGAGCAGTGACATTCATCAAGAGAAGATACTGATCCTGGATTTCGGCTCGCAGTACACCCAGCTCATTGCCCGTCGGGTGCGTGAGGCTCACGTCTACTGCGAACTGCATCCGTTCGATATGGATCTGGCGGCGATTCGCGACTTTTCCCCGCGCGGCATCATCTTGTCGGGCGGCCCCAAGTCGGTCTATGAAGAGGGAGCGCCCGCGGTCGAGGAGGCGTTGTTCGAGCTGGGGGTGCCGGTTCTTGGCATCTGCTACGGGATGCAGCTCATGAGCCGCCACTTCGGCGGCGAGGTGGTTCCCGCCGGAAAGCGTGAGTTCGGCCATGCCGATCTCCTCTCCGAAGGAGCTCCCGGCCACCTTTTCGACGGTTTTTTTGTCGATGGGAAAAGCCCGGTCTGGATGAGCCATGGCGACCATGTATCACGGGTGCCGGCCGGCTTCGATGTGGTGGCGAAGACGGACAACGCTCCGGTCTGCGCCATACAGGATGTGGAGCGTAACCTTTACGGGGTACAGTTTCACCCTGAGGTGAACCATACCCCGCGGGGTGAAGTCCTCATTGATACTTTTGTGCGCAAGATTTGCGGCTGCAGCGGGCAATGGACTCCTGGGCATATTATCGAGGACGCCGTCAGCCGCATCCGGACGCAAGTGGGAAGCGACCGGGTGATTCTGGGCCTCTCCGGCGGGGTAGACTCGTCGGTGGCGGCGGCCCTTATCCATCGGGCCATCGGCGACCAGCTTACCTGTGTCTTCGTGGACAACGGGCTGTTGCGCCTCGGCGAGGGGGACCAGGTGATGGCAACCTTTGCCGAGAACCTCGGGGTAAAGGTCATAAGGGTGGACGCTGAAGAGCGGTTTCTCTCGGCGCTGGAAGGAGAGAGCGACCCTGAGAAAAAGCGCAAGATCATCGGCAAGCTCTTTGTCGATATCTTCGAGGAAGAATCGGGGAAAATCGCCGATGCCCGCTGGCTTGCCCAGGGGACCATATACCCCGACGTCATCGAGAGCGCCGGGGCCAAGACCGGAAAGGCCCACAACATCAAGAGCCACCACAACGTTGGGGGGCTCCCCGACTACATGAAGCTGAAGCTTCTGGAGCCCCTGCGCGAGCTCTTCAAGGACGAAGTGCGCTCCATTGGCGAAGAGCTGGGGCTGCCCCGCCAGATGGTATGGCGCCATCCGTTCCCGGGGCCGGGGCTGGGGGTCAGGATTCTCGGCGCGGTGAAGAAAGAGTATGCCGACATCCTTCGCCGGGCCGACGCCATCTATATCGAGGAGCTTTACGCCGCCGGCCACTATGACAAGATCAGTCAGGCCTTTGCCGTCTTTCTCCCCGTGAAGAGCGTCGGGGTCATGGGCGACGGCCGTACCTATGAGTATGTGGTAGCACTTAGGGCCGTGGAGACCAAGGACTTCATGACGGCGGGGTGGTACCCGCTTCCCTATGAGGACATGGCCCGCATATCGAGCCGGATAATCAACGAGGTGAAGGGGGTCAATCGGGTGGTCTACGACATCTCCAGCAAGCCTCCCGCCACCATCGAGTGGGAATAG
- the guaB gene encoding IMP dehydrogenase, whose amino-acid sequence MLDETIQEGLTFDDVLLVPAHSHVLPRDVSLNTRLTRNITLNIPLVSAAMDTVTEARTAICMAREGGLGIIHKNLTIEEQAMEVDKVKKSESGMIVDPITMRPTQKIHEALAIMEKYRISGVPVTNSKGKLVGILTNRDLRFETDLNLPISARMTKHRLVTVPVGTTLEEAKEHLKHTRVEKLLVVDNDKNLKGLITIKDIEKVRKYPNACKDALGRLRVGAAVGPTADMEARVDALVKAGVDVIAIDTAHGHSQGVLDSIRAIKDKFPEVELIAGNIATAEAAEALVKAGVDAIKVGIGPGSICTTRVVAGVGVPQISAIAECAKVARKNDIPLIADGGVKYSGDVTKAIAAGADVIMIGSLFAGTEESPGDTILYQGRAYKSYRGMGSIGAMKEGSKDRYFQSDVESDVKLVPEGIEGMVPLRGPLGANVHQLMGGLRAGMGYTGSRTIQELQQKGRFVRITGAGLKESHVHDVMITKEAPNYRVENVR is encoded by the coding sequence ATGTTAGATGAAACGATTCAGGAAGGTCTGACCTTCGACGATGTTCTTCTCGTTCCCGCCCATTCCCATGTCCTTCCCCGCGATGTCTCCCTCAATACCCGACTGACCCGAAACATCACCCTGAACATACCGCTGGTTTCAGCCGCCATGGATACGGTTACCGAGGCGCGGACCGCCATCTGCATGGCTCGGGAGGGTGGGCTCGGCATCATCCACAAAAACCTGACCATTGAAGAGCAGGCAATGGAGGTGGACAAGGTCAAGAAGAGCGAGTCCGGGATGATCGTGGACCCAATAACCATGCGCCCCACCCAGAAAATCCACGAGGCCCTGGCCATCATGGAGAAATACCGGATATCCGGGGTTCCCGTCACCAACTCCAAGGGGAAGCTGGTCGGCATCCTCACCAACCGCGACCTCCGTTTCGAGACGGACCTGAACCTTCCCATCTCGGCCCGCATGACGAAGCACCGCCTTGTGACCGTTCCGGTGGGGACAACCCTGGAAGAAGCCAAGGAGCACCTGAAGCACACGCGGGTGGAGAAGCTCCTGGTGGTTGATAACGATAAGAACCTGAAGGGTCTCATTACCATCAAGGATATCGAGAAGGTCAGAAAATACCCCAATGCCTGCAAGGATGCCCTCGGGCGCTTGCGGGTCGGCGCCGCCGTCGGCCCCACCGCCGACATGGAAGCCCGCGTCGATGCACTCGTCAAAGCCGGAGTCGATGTCATCGCCATCGATACTGCCCATGGTCACTCCCAGGGGGTACTTGACTCGATACGCGCCATTAAAGACAAATTCCCGGAGGTTGAGCTCATCGCCGGCAATATTGCCACGGCGGAGGCTGCCGAGGCTCTCGTCAAGGCAGGTGTTGACGCCATCAAGGTTGGTATCGGACCCGGTTCCATCTGTACCACCCGAGTGGTGGCCGGGGTCGGCGTTCCGCAGATCAGCGCCATTGCCGAGTGTGCAAAGGTTGCCCGCAAAAACGATATCCCCCTCATTGCGGATGGCGGCGTAAAGTATTCGGGCGACGTAACGAAGGCGATCGCCGCCGGCGCGGACGTTATCATGATCGGTTCCCTCTTCGCCGGAACCGAGGAATCTCCCGGCGACACCATCCTCTACCAGGGCCGCGCCTACAAGAGCTACCGCGGCATGGGCTCCATCGGGGCCATGAAAGAGGGGAGCAAGGACCGATACTTCCAGAGCGACGTGGAGAGCGACGTCAAGCTGGTCCCCGAAGGGATAGAAGGAATGGTTCCGCTGCGCGGACCGCTTGGGGCAAACGTGCATCAGCTTATGGGTGGGCTCCGGGCCGGCATGGGATACACCGGAAGCCGGACCATTCAGGAGCTTCAGCAGAAGGGGCGTTTTGTCCGGATTACCGGCGCGGGCCTCAAGGAGTCCCACGTCCACGACGTTATGATTACCAAGGAAGCACCCAACTACCGGGTTGAGAACGTTCGATGA
- a CDS encoding M42 family metallopeptidase — protein MRQESLDFFKKLVEAPSPSGYEQPAQRVFREYVAPFAEVSTDVMGNVIGLIRGEGDDLPRVMVVGHSDEIGFQVKYIDDNGFLFFAPIGGVDAHLTPGKRVRVHTAKGAVAGVIGKKPIHLMDEEDRKKIVRLDAQYIDIGAADKKEAQEYVRVGDPVTFAVGFEPLLGDRVASRAFDDKAGSFVVAEVLRTVAESGIKLPVDLYGVSSVQEEIGLRGGTTSAYSVNPHVGICVEVDFATDQPDVEKKHNGEVKVGKGPILSRGANINPPLFDLLSATAEREAIAVQYTGIARASGTDANVMQISRGGVATALVKLPLRYMHTPVEVLSLSDLENAVRLIVSALPAMGDKDTFIPR, from the coding sequence ATGCGTCAGGAATCGCTGGATTTTTTCAAGAAGCTTGTTGAAGCGCCGAGCCCGTCCGGCTACGAACAGCCAGCCCAGAGGGTATTCCGCGAGTATGTCGCTCCCTTTGCCGAAGTGAGCACCGATGTCATGGGAAACGTCATCGGCCTCATTCGCGGTGAGGGTGATGACCTGCCGCGCGTGATGGTCGTGGGGCATTCGGATGAGATCGGGTTCCAGGTCAAGTACATCGATGACAACGGTTTTCTCTTCTTCGCGCCCATCGGCGGGGTGGATGCGCACCTGACGCCGGGGAAGCGGGTTCGTGTCCACACGGCCAAGGGGGCGGTTGCAGGGGTAATCGGAAAGAAGCCGATTCATCTCATGGATGAGGAGGACCGGAAAAAGATCGTACGGCTTGATGCCCAGTACATCGATATCGGTGCGGCCGACAAAAAAGAGGCACAGGAATATGTGCGTGTCGGCGATCCGGTAACTTTTGCCGTCGGCTTCGAGCCGCTTCTGGGGGACCGGGTGGCATCCCGCGCGTTTGACGACAAGGCCGGGAGTTTCGTGGTGGCCGAAGTGCTGCGAACAGTGGCTGAATCCGGGATCAAGCTTCCCGTCGACCTTTACGGTGTTTCTTCCGTGCAGGAAGAGATCGGGCTTCGCGGCGGCACCACCAGCGCCTACAGTGTGAACCCCCACGTGGGGATCTGTGTGGAGGTGGATTTTGCAACCGACCAGCCCGATGTGGAAAAAAAGCATAACGGCGAGGTGAAGGTCGGCAAAGGGCCGATTCTTTCCCGGGGCGCCAACATCAATCCGCCCCTCTTTGACCTTCTCTCGGCAACGGCGGAGCGGGAGGCGATTGCGGTACAATACACCGGCATCGCCAGGGCCTCCGGCACCGACGCCAACGTGATGCAGATATCCCGGGGCGGAGTGGCCACGGCACTGGTGAAACTGCCGCTGCGCTACATGCACACGCCGGTGGAGGTTCTTTCACTCTCCGATCTGGAGAACGCTGTTCGACTAATCGTTTCAGCGCTGCCGGCAATGGGTGATAAAGATACCTTCATCCCCCGTTGA
- a CDS encoding bifunctional nuclease family protein translates to MYLKMNIHGFALDSIAQRPVVLLKDADEANTIPIWMNSTDALYIVAELIRHDAGAKSDRKDLLSALLNHFDAEVKEVVIEDMKDGLFDAAAGVWVDDAMVMLPVRISEALSLALKHNLPVMVANHLLDKISYVGDEDDERFTDADTRRFVDFLENLDPADLGKYPM, encoded by the coding sequence ATGTACCTGAAGATGAACATTCACGGTTTCGCCCTCGATTCCATAGCACAGAGGCCCGTGGTCCTGCTCAAGGATGCCGACGAGGCGAACACCATTCCCATCTGGATGAACAGCACCGACGCCCTGTATATCGTGGCGGAGCTCATACGCCATGATGCCGGGGCCAAGAGCGACCGCAAGGATTTGCTCTCCGCGCTGCTCAATCACTTTGATGCCGAAGTGAAAGAGGTTGTCATCGAGGATATGAAAGACGGGCTCTTTGACGCCGCGGCCGGGGTTTGGGTGGATGATGCAATGGTGATGCTCCCGGTGCGCATATCCGAGGCCCTTTCATTGGCCCTGAAACACAATCTTCCGGTAATGGTTGCCAACCATCTTCTCGACAAGATTTCATATGTCGGCGATGAGGATGACGAGCGCTTTACGGATGCCGACACCCGGCGTTTTGTGGATTTTCTCGAAAACCTCGATCCTGCGGATCTGGGCAAGTATCCGATGTGA
- the miaB gene encoding tRNA (N6-isopentenyl adenosine(37)-C2)-methylthiotransferase MiaB, whose protein sequence is MSDEKLLYIETFGCQMNVNDSEKVAALLKGEGYTPTPDASAADLIIVNTCSVREKAEHKVYSYLGRFRGLKRERRFLLGVGGCVAQQEGARLLKRVPWLDLVFGTHNLHLLPEMVRSAEQGKRRAAVDFIDNETRLDLFPRVDDGGGVTRFVTVMQGCDNFCSYCIVPYVRGREISRRSAEIIDEVRGAVAGGVREVTLLGQNVNSYGLKMPGELTFAGLLREISAIDGLERIRFTTSHPKDISPELIACFAELPKLCGHIHLPAQAGSDAILARMNRGYTRQEYLQKVAALKAARPDILITGDVIVGFPGETEDDFLQTLSLMEEVRYTDIFSFAYSPRPETAAASLPGRVTRKEATERLERVQALQREMTIERHAGFVDTCQQVLVEGMSKRGDQLYGRTGGNLIVNFAADPSLVGSLVDVRITRGFPNSLLGELAPMQ, encoded by the coding sequence GTGTCCGACGAAAAACTTCTATATATCGAAACCTTTGGCTGCCAGATGAATGTTAATGATTCCGAGAAGGTTGCGGCGCTCCTGAAGGGAGAAGGGTACACGCCGACTCCCGATGCATCGGCGGCAGACCTGATAATTGTCAATACCTGCAGCGTGCGGGAAAAAGCCGAGCACAAGGTTTACAGTTATCTGGGCCGCTTCAGGGGACTTAAGCGCGAGAGGCGCTTCCTACTTGGGGTTGGCGGCTGCGTTGCCCAGCAGGAGGGGGCGCGGCTCCTGAAGAGAGTCCCCTGGCTCGATCTCGTCTTCGGCACCCACAACCTTCATCTCTTGCCCGAAATGGTCCGCTCGGCGGAGCAGGGCAAGCGCAGGGCCGCCGTGGATTTCATCGACAATGAGACCCGCCTCGACCTTTTTCCGCGGGTTGACGACGGTGGGGGCGTAACACGATTTGTGACGGTCATGCAGGGGTGTGATAATTTCTGCTCCTACTGCATCGTTCCCTATGTGCGGGGGCGGGAGATCAGCCGCCGCTCCGCCGAGATTATCGACGAAGTGCGCGGTGCCGTGGCCGGTGGCGTGCGTGAGGTGACGCTTCTCGGCCAGAACGTTAACTCCTATGGCTTGAAAATGCCGGGCGAGTTGACCTTCGCGGGGCTCCTCCGGGAAATATCCGCCATCGACGGCCTTGAACGGATTCGTTTCACCACGTCCCACCCAAAGGATATCTCACCAGAGCTCATTGCCTGTTTTGCCGAGTTGCCGAAGCTGTGCGGCCATATCCATCTTCCCGCCCAGGCGGGGAGCGATGCGATTCTTGCGCGCATGAACCGCGGCTACACGCGGCAGGAGTATCTGCAAAAGGTTGCAGCACTCAAGGCGGCCCGCCCGGACATTCTCATTACCGGCGACGTCATCGTCGGTTTTCCCGGCGAGACCGAGGACGATTTTCTCCAGACACTATCACTTATGGAAGAAGTCCGTTACACCGATATCTTTTCGTTCGCCTATTCGCCCCGGCCGGAAACCGCTGCTGCGTCCCTTCCCGGCAGGGTCACGCGCAAGGAGGCCACGGAGCGGCTCGAACGGGTCCAGGCTCTCCAGCGGGAAATGACTATCGAGCGCCATGCCGGCTTTGTGGATACCTGTCAGCAGGTTCTCGTGGAGGGGATGAGCAAAAGGGGCGACCAGCTTTACGGCCGTACCGGCGGCAATCTGATTGTGAACTTCGCCGCAGACCCTTCTCTTGTCGGTTCGCTGGTTGATGTGCGCATCACCCGCGGCTTTCCGAACTCGCTCCTTGGCGAACTCGCACCCATGCAGTAA